The Saprospiraceae bacterium genome includes a window with the following:
- a CDS encoding GH3 auxin-responsive promoter family protein yields the protein MKIKSHIIRLAARKIAAKMNDWSKTALDDQRRILEMLIRKAAKTEFGVNHSFDKIKNYDDFKKYVPVRDYEGLKDYFDILTTGKKDVLWPGKPKYFAKTSGTTSGIKYIPITDDSMPNHIHTARTALLNYIHQSGNASIFDGKMIFLSGSPELEMKGGIKTGRLSGIVNHEIPTWVRTNQLPSYETNCIDDWESKLDKIVLETVHQDMRLISGIPPWVQMYYEKILEVTGKKTVKEVFPNYSLFMYGGVNFEPYRAKLEALVGSRIDSIETYPASEGFIAFQNDFRDKSLLLNTNSGIFFEFIPVEEAFNAHPVRLSLSEVEIGKDYALVISNNAGLWGYDIGDCVRFVSINPYKLIVTGRIKHYISAFGEHVIGKEVEEALLKVASKFSANIIEFTVAPQVSPPEGGTPYHEWFIEFDNIPENLAGFSKEVDDEMCRQNIYYKDLIDGKILQCLKIRVLKNDSFRNFMKTQGKLGGQNKVPRLSNDRKIADALLEYVI from the coding sequence ATGAAAATAAAATCACACATCATTCGGCTTGCTGCACGCAAAATCGCTGCTAAAATGAATGATTGGTCAAAAACTGCTTTGGATGATCAACGCAGGATACTGGAAATGCTTATCCGTAAGGCCGCAAAAACAGAATTTGGTGTAAATCATTCATTTGATAAAATCAAAAATTACGATGATTTTAAAAAATATGTCCCTGTTCGCGATTATGAAGGATTGAAAGATTATTTCGACATTTTAACAACCGGTAAAAAAGATGTTCTCTGGCCCGGAAAGCCGAAATACTTTGCAAAAACTTCAGGCACAACCAGTGGCATCAAGTATATTCCGATTACAGATGATTCTATGCCAAATCATATCCATACAGCCCGTACTGCATTACTCAACTATATACATCAATCCGGAAATGCGTCAATTTTTGATGGAAAAATGATCTTTCTTTCGGGTTCACCGGAACTGGAAATGAAAGGCGGAATAAAAACAGGAAGGCTGTCAGGGATAGTAAATCATGAAATCCCCACATGGGTAAGGACAAATCAACTTCCGTCTTATGAAACCAATTGTATTGATGACTGGGAAAGCAAATTAGATAAAATTGTACTTGAAACAGTTCATCAGGATATGAGACTGATCAGCGGTATTCCACCTTGGGTCCAAATGTATTATGAAAAGATACTGGAAGTGACCGGTAAAAAAACAGTAAAAGAAGTTTTTCCTAATTATAGCTTATTTATGTATGGCGGAGTAAATTTTGAACCGTACAGAGCCAAACTCGAAGCATTAGTGGGAAGCCGGATAGACAGTATTGAAACTTACCCTGCTTCAGAAGGATTTATTGCATTCCAGAATGATTTTCGTGATAAAAGTCTTTTATTGAACACGAATTCCGGAATATTTTTTGAGTTTATTCCTGTAGAAGAAGCGTTTAATGCGCATCCGGTAAGGTTAAGTTTGAGTGAAGTTGAGATAGGTAAAGATTATGCTTTGGTGATCAGCAATAATGCTGGACTATGGGGATATGATATTGGTGATTGTGTCAGATTTGTCTCTATCAATCCATATAAACTGATAGTCACAGGCAGGATAAAACATTATATTTCAGCATTTGGCGAACATGTTATTGGGAAAGAGGTGGAAGAAGCTTTATTGAAAGTGGCATCAAAATTTAGTGCAAATATTATAGAATTCACGGTGGCACCTCAGGTAAGTCCCCCGGAAGGTGGCACACCCTACCATGAGTGGTTTATTGAATTTGACAATATACCTGAAAATCTGGCTGGATTTTCAAAAGAAGTTGATGATGAAATGTGCCGGCAAAATATATACTACAAAGATCTCATTGATGGTAAAATACTTCAATGTTTAAAAATCAGGGTATTGAAGAATGACAGTTTCAGAAATTTTATGAAAACGCAAGGCAAACTCGGAGGGCAAAATAAAGTACCTCGACTCAGCAACGACAGAAAGATTGCTGATGCACTCCTCGAGTATGTGATATAG
- a CDS encoding Lacal_2735 family protein: MFGLFKKKSEREKLQEQYKNLTEEAFRLSKTDRKASDQKTAEANEILQKMDSLTD, translated from the coding sequence ATGTTTGGATTATTTAAGAAAAAATCAGAAAGAGAAAAGCTTCAGGAGCAGTACAAAAATTTGACGGAAGAAGCCTTCCGGTTATCTAAAACTGACAGAAAAGCCAGCGACCAAAAAACTGCCGAAGCAAATGAAATTTTACAAAAAATGGACAGCCTCACGGACTGA
- a CDS encoding AAA family ATPase, translating to MSENKDRYEILIEAIEAERQSEETYYNDLNKSQKLIDRQKAGFVWYPVVIVKSRYTVGEYIELEIQKTKNPEEGHKFKVGAAVAVFDLMDESVKWKAVISSIRKDKMNLLIRSEVNLDEIIHHHGTIGVELIYDERPYKIMKECIIKLIKSGNDHHKSLREAIRLKTSPALPDLILHDNNNNWQKGLNPSQEKAVKISLAAPLIGIIHGPPGTGKTTTVVALVQALIPEEKRVLVCAPSNNAADLLAERISHKGLQVLRLGNITRIDDDLMHLTLEEKVRNHQDWQHIRKVKIQSQDFLKRAGQYKRNFTPEARVERQNLKKEARALMQWARELEDRLVDGILDNTQVIVTTLIGVSHKITENLLFKTVIIDEASQAMEPECWNAILKAKRVILAGDHLQLPPTVKSQKAITLGLEETILDRMADVIKHTSLLTEQYRMNDTILGFPNLMFYDQKLISAPSVAKHMIRNDQKPFVFIDTAGCGFDEVNSQSFRSLTNEGEYFIIREHLLANMENIIGSNIGIISPYADQVRYIRQQINDDPDLKLLEVDVNTIDGFQGQEKEIIYISLVRSNSNNEIGFLKDQRRLNVAITRAMKKLVIVGDSATLAQNPLYSDLIAYSESFGHYDSAWNYMQF from the coding sequence GAAACTTACTACAATGATCTCAATAAATCACAAAAACTGATTGACCGTCAAAAAGCCGGTTTTGTATGGTATCCGGTTGTAATTGTCAAAAGTCGCTATACCGTAGGAGAATATATCGAGCTCGAAATCCAAAAAACCAAAAACCCGGAAGAAGGACATAAATTTAAAGTCGGAGCTGCCGTAGCTGTTTTTGATCTTATGGACGAATCGGTGAAGTGGAAAGCTGTCATCTCATCTATCCGAAAGGATAAAATGAATCTCCTCATAAGGTCTGAAGTGAATCTGGATGAAATTATACACCATCACGGAACGATCGGCGTAGAGCTGATTTACGACGAGAGACCTTATAAAATAATGAAAGAATGTATTATCAAGCTCATAAAATCCGGCAATGATCATCATAAATCGCTTAGAGAAGCTATCCGATTAAAAACCAGCCCTGCGCTACCGGATCTGATTTTACATGACAATAACAATAATTGGCAAAAAGGACTGAACCCTTCCCAGGAAAAAGCTGTAAAGATATCTTTGGCGGCACCGTTGATAGGTATTATACATGGTCCGCCCGGCACAGGGAAAACGACTACCGTCGTAGCTCTGGTGCAGGCATTGATTCCCGAAGAGAAAAGAGTATTGGTGTGTGCTCCCAGTAATAATGCCGCTGATTTATTGGCTGAGAGAATATCTCACAAAGGACTTCAGGTATTGCGTCTTGGAAATATTACCAGAATAGATGATGATCTGATGCACCTGACTCTCGAAGAAAAGGTAAGAAATCACCAGGATTGGCAACACATCCGAAAAGTCAAAATCCAATCGCAGGATTTTTTAAAAAGAGCCGGACAATATAAACGTAACTTCACTCCGGAAGCCAGAGTGGAAAGACAAAATCTCAAAAAAGAAGCCCGTGCACTGATGCAGTGGGCCCGTGAACTGGAGGACAGACTCGTCGATGGCATATTGGATAATACACAAGTGATTGTAACAACACTGATCGGCGTCAGTCACAAAATTACCGAAAACCTGTTGTTCAAAACGGTCATTATAGATGAAGCATCACAAGCCATGGAACCTGAATGCTGGAACGCCATTCTGAAAGCAAAAAGAGTCATTCTGGCCGGAGATCATCTCCAATTGCCCCCAACGGTAAAAAGTCAGAAAGCCATAACCTTAGGTTTGGAAGAGACCATTTTGGACAGGATGGCTGATGTCATCAAACATACATCTCTGCTGACTGAACAATACAGAATGAATGATACCATTTTAGGTTTTCCAAACCTTATGTTTTATGACCAAAAATTAATTTCTGCACCGTCCGTAGCAAAACACATGATCAGAAATGATCAGAAACCATTTGTTTTTATCGATACAGCAGGTTGCGGATTTGATGAGGTAAACAGTCAGTCTTTCAGGAGTTTGACCAACGAAGGAGAATATTTTATCATCAGGGAACATCTTCTGGCTAATATGGAAAATATCATTGGTTCAAATATTGGTATTATAAGTCCTTATGCAGATCAGGTAAGGTATATCAGACAACAAATAAATGATGATCCTGATTTAAAGTTATTAGAAGTAGATGTCAACACAATTGACGGGTTTCAGGGTCAGGAAAAGGAGATTATTTATATTTCTTTGGTAAGGAGTAATTCAAATAATGAAATCGGCTTCCTGAAAGATCAGCGAAGACTGAATGTGGCTATCACCAGGGCAATGAAAAAATTAGTTATCGTAGGCGACAGTGCAACTCTGGCTCAAAATCCGCTTTATTCAGATTTAATAGCGTACTCAGAATCCTTCGGCCACTATGATTCTGCCTGGAATTATATGCAATTCTAA